The following DNA comes from Geobacter sp..
GCTTTTCCGCCCTGGCTGCGTAAGTCTTCGGAGCCAGTTGTGCGGCGTAGCGCTGCTACGCCTCCGCCCGGCCCCTCGACAGCCTTGCCAGGACGAAAAATCCGCACTCCTATATGTTTTTAAAAACCCACTGGCGAACGATTTTGCGGTCAGGTCTGGGTCGGGTGAGGATTTCGGCGGAGGCGTAGCAGCGCTACGCCGCACAACGAAAATCCGATAGCCGGCACAGAGATGGCCCCAAAGCGTTCGTCACTCTAAGCTACCCCCTCGGCTTTGCCGACGATGGTCTCATCCTCCACCTCCATGATGCCGAACTCCATGAGGAGTTCTTCCAGCTCTTCCATTTCCAGAGGGGTCGGCACCACCAGCATCTTGTTCTCGGAGATCTTCTTTGCCAGGGTCCGGTACTCTTCGGCCTGCTTGTGGTCCGGCGAGTACTCGATGACCGTCATGCGGCGAAGTTCGGCCCGCTGCACCTGGTTGTCGCGGGGAACAAAGTGGATCATCTGGGTGCCGAGCCGCTTGGCCAGCGCCTCGATCAGTTCGTCTTCACGGTCCGTGTTGCGGGAGTTGCAGATGAGGCCGCCGAGGCGGACCTTGCCGGAGGAGGCGTACTTGAGGATACCCTTGGCTATGTTGTTGGCGGCATACATGGCCATCATCTCGCCGGAGCAGACGATGTAGATCTCTTCTGCTTTCCCTTCGCGGATCGGCATGGCAAAGCCACCGCAGACGACGTCGCCGAGGACGTCGTAAAAGACGAAATCAAGGTCCGGGGTGTAGGCGCCGTTCTCTTCGAGGAAGTTGATGGCGGTGATGACGCCCCGGCCGGCGCAGCCGACACCCGGCTCCGGGCCGCCGGACTCGACGCACTTGACGTTGCCGTAGCCGACCTTCATGACATCATCCAATTCCAGATCTTCGACTGTCCCCAGTTCCCGCACCAGGTCCATGACCGTGTTCTGTGCCTTGGCGTGAAGGATCAGGCGGGTGGAGTCCGCCTTGGGATCGCAGCCGACGATCATGACCTTTTTGCCGATTGATGCAAGTCCTGCCACCGTATTCTGGGTCGTGGTCGATTTGCCGATGCCGCCTTTACCGTAGATAGCGATCTGTCTCATTGTGAATCTCCTTTCGTGACCACTCATCCGTGGACCACCGATGTTTTTGTCCGGGGCATGAAAAAAGGCGCCCCAAGTTTGGCCTTGAGGCGCCTTTGCCGATGAACTGACTCTTCCCTGTACTTCAGTGTAGAGTGGAAAAGTAAAATGAAATTGTCAGAGCTGCTGCGGGGTACTGTCTCGTCGTTTGATTCTAATGAAGCATTGTCTGTGCCAAATTGCCAATGTGTTGATTTGTAACGGATTAGGTGGTGCGGAGGCAATCGGTTCTGCTGTTTATGCCTCTTTTCTGTGCAGCTACTCGGTGAGCAGGATCGCCTCGGCGATCTGTCGCAAGGACTTGCGCTTGTCCATTGCCAGTTTTTGCATCTTGCGGAAGGCTTCGGGTTCGGACAGACCATGATTCTTCATCAGTGCCCCTTTGGCCTTCTCGATGACCTTGCGGCTTTCCAGGGTCTCCTTCAGGTCTGCAACCTCGTCTTTCAGCTGTTCTACGGCATCGTTGTGGGCGTAGGCCATCTCGATGGCGGGCCAGAGATCCTGTTCGCGCAGCGGCTTGGTAAGGAATGCGGCGATGCCTACTTTTTTGGCACGCTCGACGGTTTCTGGGTCGTAGCACGCGGTCAGGAAGATGATGGGAATCTTCAGTCGCTTCCTGATCTCGGTGGCGGCCGTGATGCCGTCCTTCTTCGGCATGGAGACATCGAGGATGGCAATCTCCGGAATCTTGTCAATGGCCGTTGCAACGGCGGCTTCGCCGTCGCTGCACTCGAAGATTGCATCGAACCCCAGGCTCGTAAGCAGGGCTTTCAGGCTCTGTCTGATGATCGGTTCATCGTCGCAGATCAGTATCCGTTTCAAGGGGGATCTCCTTTTCCTTCCATGGCAGTATGAACCATCGAACAAGCATAAATCATTCCCGTCGGTGCGGGATGGAGGTCATGCCGCGGCAGGTTGCAGGCGCTGCAGGTCGTAAAGCCTCTGCAGGTCCGAATCCGTGAGCGCCCGCTTGAGTCGCTGCGCAAGTGGCCGTGCCTTGTCCAGCAGCAGTACCGCTTCTTCTTTGCAAACCGGTATCCCCAGCATGTGATATCGCTCCATGATGCCACTGCTGCCGGAGTGCTTTCCTACGACCAACTGGCGGGAAAGGCCGACTTCGCCGGGATCGAACCCTTCATAGTTGTGGGGATTTTTGATGACTCCGTCGGCATGGATGCCTGATTCGTGGGCAAAGGCCCGTTCGCCGACCACTGCCTTCCAGGCCGGCACAGGGCGATGCGATGCCCGGCCGACAAACCGGGAAATCTCGCAGAAGCGGTGGGTGTCGATGCCCGTTTCGATGCCGCAGGAGACCTTCAGGGCCATGATCACCTCTTCCAGTGCCGCGTTGCCGGCCCGTTCCCCCAGGCCGTTGACCGTGGTGTTGACGAAGTGGGCGCCGGCCTTGATGCCGGCGATGGCGTTGGCAGTGGCCATGCCCAAGTCGTTGTGGGTGTGCACCTCGATCGGCAGGTCCGGGACGGCAAACCTGAGAGCCCTGACCTTTTCGAACATGGTGAAGGGGTCGAGAATGCCGAGGGTGTCGCAGAAGCGGAACCGGTCGGCGCCGAGTTCCAGAGCGGACTGCATCAGTTCGGCCAGGAAGTTGAGATCGGCGCGGCTGGCGTCTTCGCCGCCGACCGAGACATAGAGCCCTTTCTCCTTGGCAAAGCCGAGCGCCTGCTTCAGCTGTTCCTTGACCCACTGCCGGTTCTTGCCCAGTTTGTGGCGGATCATGATATCGGAGACTGAGAGAGAGATGTCGACGGCCTGGACGCCGCAGGAGATGCTTGCCTCGATATCGCCGACCACTGCCCGGTTCCAGGTGATGAGTCTGGCCGAGAGCCCGAGATCGACCAGTGCGCGTATTGAGGCGCGTTCCTCTTCCCCCATGGCGGGGATGCCGCATTCCAGTTCGTGGATGCCTATGGCGTCCAGCATCCTGGCGATGGCGATCTTTTCCTTCCTGCTGAAGGCGACGCCGGCGGTCTGTTCCCCGTCGCGCAGCGTGGTATCGTCGATAATGATGGTATTGGTGGTTTTCCGGTTCATGACTACCTCCTGAAAAGCAAACGCCCCGGGAAATTATCCGAGGCGTCGTTGCCGGCTGGTTTCCGTCTAGCACGAGGCGTGCCGTAACGGAATTGCCGGATGTTTCAGGAGGTTATCAGTTGATGCGGTAGCTTCTGTCTGTTTGCGCGGCAGCAGAGCGCGTAATTGCTGTGCATGCCGAGTTTAGCAAGTTGTTGAAAAACTCAGGCTGTTCAAAAGCAGTCAGATCGTCGCACCCGCAGAAAGCCCCGCGGAGGCGTAGTACCCACAGGGCATAAACAGCGCTACGCCGCACAAGGTGGCTTTTCGAGGACGGCGGCGAGATGGCTGTTTTTAGCTGCGCTGAAACTTCGTTTTCAACAGCCTACTAGATTCTGAACCGTCCCACCAGCCGCTGGAGCTCTTCGGCAAGGCTCGCCAGCTTGTTGGCCGCTGTTGCGGAGTCGTGGGCGCCATTGGCCGTTCCTTGCGCCACTTCGGTGATCTGCAGGATGTTGCTGCTGATCTCGCTGGTGGTTGCGGTCTGCTGTTCTGCAGCGGTGGCGATCTGGTTCACCTGCATGGTGACGGCGTTGATCTGGTCGAGGATCTGCTGCAGGGCGCCTTCGGATTTGGCCGCCTCTATGGTGCCCGCCTCCACCTGTGCGACCCCCTGTTCCATGGCAGCCACAGCACCTTTGGTGTCAACCTGGATCGCCCGGATCATCTCGCCGATTTCGCGCGTAGCCCTGGTTGTTCGCTCTGCCAGGGCCCGGACCTCGTCGGCCACCACGGCGAAGCCACGACCCTGCTCGCCGGCGCGCGCGGCCTCGATGGCAGCGTTCAGCGCCAAGAGGTTGGTCTGTTCGGCAATGTCCTGAATGGTGACGACAATGGCGCCGATCTGGTCGGAGCGCTTCCCCAACGATTCGACGGCTGCAGAGCTCTCCTTTGAACGTGCCGCGATCTGGTTCATCATGGCCAGGGTATTCTGCACGACAGTGGCGCCATTGAGGGCTGCCCGGTTGGCCTGTTGCGCGCCTTCAGCAGCCATCTGGCTGTTCATGGCGATCTCGCCCGAGGTAGCCGCCATCTCTTCGCTGGCGGTTGCCACCGTTCCGGCCTGGACGGCAGCCTGTTCCGCACCGGTTGCCATCTGCTCGGCGGTTTCATTCAGCGTGTTGGCGCTGGATGCGACCTGGACGGCAGAAGAGGAGACTTTGCCCAGGAGATCGACGAAGGCGTCCCGCATCATGTTAAATGAGCGGGCTGCCGTGCCGATCTCGTCGGAACTGTCGATCCGGAGCAGGGTGGAGAGGTCCCCCTCTGCCATTCTGCCGGCAGCTGCCGAGAGTTCGGACGTCCCCTTGGTGATGGAACGGATGACCGCCAGATTGATCAGGGTGCCGAGCGCCATTGCCAGGAGGATGACGGTCAGGATCAGGATTTTCGCCCTGGACATGGTTTTCTGGGTAAGTTCGTAGCTTGCCTTGGCAAGCGCATACTCGTTGGCATAGATCTCGTTTGCCGCCTTAAAGGCTGCAGTTGCCAGCGGGGTCACTGTCTGTTCGGTGAGAATCATTCCTTTGTCGAAGTCCCCTTCGAGCAGGGCTGCCCCTGTGGGCTTGAGCCCGTCATTGACGAATTTTGCCCGTGCCTCGGCATAGACGTCTGCCAGCTTGGTCTGCTCCGCATTTTTGTTGGGAATGGCTTTGTAGGCTTCCCAGATACTGGTGATCTCTTCGATGTTTTTGGCCACCTGGTCGGTATGGACGCTGAGCTGGTGATCGTGCAGCTTGCTGGAAGGATTGCGGGGATCATGCTGCGCAGCCAGCAGGAGCTGGATGCGGTTGTCGCGCATCAATTCATTGATCCTGCCGATCTTTTCCGTGCCGAGGAGATGTCCCTTGTAGAGCTGCTCCAGTTGGGCATCTGTCGTG
Coding sequences within:
- the nifH gene encoding nitrogenase iron protein, encoding MRQIAIYGKGGIGKSTTTQNTVAGLASIGKKVMIVGCDPKADSTRLILHAKAQNTVMDLVRELGTVEDLELDDVMKVGYGNVKCVESGGPEPGVGCAGRGVITAINFLEENGAYTPDLDFVFYDVLGDVVCGGFAMPIREGKAEEIYIVCSGEMMAMYAANNIAKGILKYASSGKVRLGGLICNSRNTDREDELIEALAKRLGTQMIHFVPRDNQVQRAELRRMTVIEYSPDHKQAEEYRTLAKKISENKMLVVPTPLEMEELEELLMEFGIMEVEDETIVGKAEGVA
- a CDS encoding response regulator: MKRILICDDEPIIRQSLKALLTSLGFDAIFECSDGEAAVATAIDKIPEIAILDVSMPKKDGITAATEIRKRLKIPIIFLTACYDPETVERAKKVGIAAFLTKPLREQDLWPAIEMAYAHNDAVEQLKDEVADLKETLESRKVIEKAKGALMKNHGLSEPEAFRKMQKLAMDKRKSLRQIAEAILLTE
- the nifV gene encoding homocitrate synthase, encoding MNRKTTNTIIIDDTTLRDGEQTAGVAFSRKEKIAIARMLDAIGIHELECGIPAMGEEERASIRALVDLGLSARLITWNRAVVGDIEASISCGVQAVDISLSVSDIMIRHKLGKNRQWVKEQLKQALGFAKEKGLYVSVGGEDASRADLNFLAELMQSALELGADRFRFCDTLGILDPFTMFEKVRALRFAVPDLPIEVHTHNDLGMATANAIAGIKAGAHFVNTTVNGLGERAGNAALEEVIMALKVSCGIETGIDTHRFCEISRFVGRASHRPVPAWKAVVGERAFAHESGIHADGVIKNPHNYEGFDPGEVGLSRQLVVGKHSGSSGIMERYHMLGIPVCKEEAVLLLDKARPLAQRLKRALTDSDLQRLYDLQRLQPAAA
- a CDS encoding HAMP domain-containing protein — protein: MILTEQTVTPLATAAFKAANEIYANEYALAKASYELTQKTMSRAKILILTVILLAMALGTLINLAVIRSITKGTSELSAAAGRMAEGDLSTLLRIDSSDEIGTAARSFNMMRDAFVDLLGKVSSSAVQVASSANTLNETAEQMATGAEQAAVQAGTVATASEEMAATSGEIAMNSQMAAEGAQQANRAALNGATVVQNTLAMMNQIAARSKESSAAVESLGKRSDQIGAIVVTIQDIAEQTNLLALNAAIEAARAGEQGRGFAVVADEVRALAERTTRATREIGEMIRAIQVDTKGAVAAMEQGVAQVEAGTIEAAKSEGALQQILDQINAVTMQVNQIATAAEQQTATTSEISSNILQITEVAQGTANGAHDSATAANKLASLAEELQRLVGRFRI